TCATATAAATTGCTCTACTGCCTTTTAAGCCATGTGCTCAAATGAAAGAAATAATTCTGGACATCTCAGAACTGCCCagaggtgtcagttttgcaaatgCTTCCCTGGGAAATTGGAAGTTCAGCTTTGTGAATCTAACATTTCTGTTCCAGAAACTAAGTTCAGGGTATAGCCACTGACTGCAGCgtcagggtttttgtttgttttattttcagaaagGGAAGTTTGATGAGACCTTTAGTTTCTTAAAGCAGGAACAAAAATGACTCCTTTTTCAAACTGAAACATGAAAGTATTTCAGTACAGGTGTATTAATACTAAACCCTAGCAAAGACCAAGAGtctgtattttaataatttagaAGAAAGCAAGATAGTACAGAAACCATGGAGTCAGCAAAATGTTAACaagttaatatattttttaagcaAATATAGCAGTGTACATATAAAACATTTAATACAAAGTGAAAAACCATTCGATGCACCTactaatgctgatttttttttggttattttcACCATATCTCAAAACTATACTCTTCATTTCAGTTACATTAGGCAAGAAGTGAAACTGACCTATAGCAAGGGAAAGCACTGGCTATTTTGTAACTGGGAACAACAGCACCACTGCAACAGGTACTCACCCAAAGGTCATCTGAACTAGCTAGGTTGTGTGTATTTGATTCACTCACTAAGTTATACTACCTGTAACTGGATATGAAGTCATTTCTGGTTTTCACTACTACAGCTCAGTAAGTGCATCTTTCTGTACAAATAACATTAAAGTGACAACATTGAAAACTGGCAACAGATGAACATATTGgcataaaatatacatatataatacaCAATTATAGGCCACGTTGGCCAGTATGTAATCTATTCAGGAGCAAAGCTTTAATTGCAAAGACTGGAAAACTGAACAGAAGCTTTTACAGAGCAAAGCACAAGCTTTGGTTTATGTTTAAACAGTTGAGCATCAAACTCTCCATCTTTAGTACAAATTTATATTGAAAAATGGCTCCTTCCATTGCTGTACGCAAGAGCaatcatttcttgctataaatAATTCATTTCACCCAGGGAATTGAAGCTCAGGGTCTTACCAAGTGCACCTTCTATAGCTCCATCTACATTGGGAATGCATTTAAATAGACCTTTATGAAAATGtactgaattaaaaaaattcaaCTTCATTTTTCCTTCAGTTTCCTCCCCCACTTTTAAAATGCtgtgttgtgtgtatatatatttccagTATGGCACAAAAGTGGGATCCtcaatggagggagggaaaaaaaatctatattgacAAGATCAGTAAACTGTACTAACGTTCCAAGAAGTATCTGCTGCCCTATACAAAATGAGCTTCCCTGTGTTCTAATTCTTGCATACGTTTTGGTCTTAGTCTCTTATAGGTGGGCTTCAGGTCTACGGGATGAAGGTCCTCTGAGCTCATTTTTTGTTGATTTGCATGCTGTCCAGGAGCACCTGATACAAGTGCAGAGTTCCTGATCAGTTTCACAGTGTTATCTTGGGCAAGAACAGAGCTAGCACTGGCTGCCGCACAAGCATTAGGAACAGAACCCTCCTCATTTTGCTTAGCTTTGTTATTAGAAGGTGGTTTATAAAAAGTTCCTGGTGGTGGCTGCAAAGTTCTTGGTGGTCTGAAAGCAGCAAGAGGATTAGAATCTGGACCATTCCCTTCTGTTGTCATCCTCACAGATCTGACAGGTACAGTGTATGGCTTATTGGGAAGTATGGCATTCACTGAATTGTTACCAACACTGTAGGATGAAGATAAGGCAGATGCACTCCCACTCTCATGTGCTCGGTTCTCCTGGGGTACATTGGTCATAATCATTGCTGTCCTTGGAGTCATATCATACTGTTTATACTGCTTGTCCCAAGTTTTCCTCAGAGTCTGTGTGTCGTAACAAGAAAGTCTGCAACAGGCATTAACAGCAGGAAGTGCCTTAGTCTCTGAAACCTCTTCAATGGTAGGACTCCTGCCAAGCTTTTCTGGACTTAAAATTGCTACATTTCCTGAGTTTCTCTCATTCAAAACACACGGAGGAAGCATTCGATCTACAGGTAAACTCACAGGACGAATTACTGGTTTTGTCCTTGGAGATCGTAACTGGACTTTGGTTATATGGCGACTAGGTTTTATAGGTAGCAAATTACTGACTTTACAACCATCttcagctagagagagagacagttcATTGTCTTTGTCTGAAACTGGAGTCACAGTATTGCCTAGAGGGAACACAAATGAGTTTTACTTTGTCATTTTCACTAGATAACACTTCACAGATTCAGTGCAACTTTGACCATTTGGGCTTATTAATATACCCAACTGCATATGACAGctgaagaaaaggaaataagttTATTTCGAATTTTGTGACCTCAAAATTGAGGCAACAAGTCACTATAGAACCCATTAGTGCCGCTAAGGAATTAGACTGCAATTCCACAAGTGTTTTTTAAACCAATCCCAACACACTGTTACCAAGCCCCTCACCACCAAAACAACAGTTGAAATAGCATTTCCTAGAAGTTGTATGTTTCCCCTTCTCCAGTCCATTGGACTCAAAGAACAAGAATTTGATGGAATCAAGTATGAAGTGTCATGGAAactatacatgcattttaaaaagagactGAGGTGGTTGTGCAGTTCCCAGTACTCACCAACGTGCGCACAAGGCAGACCTGCAAAAAATGTTCTTTGGAAAATGGTTATGTAATTAAAGTAGCTAACCTGGCGCTTTTGGAGTAAGAATATTAATATCCAGAACTGTGGTAGCTGGGGGTTCTGATGGAGAATTCCTCTTACCAAAGTCCTCCTGTTTAGTTCCAGTGAGTGGCAGTGAGATACGTTCTAGGGAAGAATAGAAAAGCAGCTGTCAAACGCATCTTTGCTGCTGGGCCCCATCCCCTTTGCTGAAATCACCGATATAAATACAACAATCCAAAGACTGTGCAACAGCCTATTAAAATTTAGCCTAACATACTAAAgaattgttgctttttttttttttttttttttttttaatttttttaaatttaaacacacacaccagGTATATGGCTCCATGAATGCAGGCTGCTTCAGGGCCACCTGAAGCATTTAGTCCTTCTTTCCTCTAACAAACACGAAGGGTACATCAGAACAGTGAATGTTAAGTAGCTTTGGGAGTTTAGCAGACTTTCCCCTTGTTTGCACTTAATTCATCTTCACAGAGTAAAAAGATGTATTTCATCCTAATGTATTTATGATTGGTATTTGGTCACATGGCAATATACTGCCCCAAGATTCACGAAGAGCCACTAACCAGTCACGGATGCATCTGATCTCTCTCTTGTGTTCTTGCTGTCATCTAGTTGCTCAAATGATGAAGCAGTTTCTGAAGCTTTACTCTCACTTGGAATTAGCAGGATGCCCTGTCAATAGAAATCAGATCAGAAGTGAAtgaaaatttaagaaaaatatatcTCAGACTAAAATGTTAAAAGATTTCAGAGTGATGTATGCAACATTCAAAAATGCAGCTCAATTCCACACCCTTCAACCTGATACCGATTCTAGTTTCACAACAGTTACTCACTTCCTTTACAGCAATAAATGACTTCCTTTGCTGCTGTGGCTCGCTCTCTCCTGTTGATGAAGCAGTTTTAAATGGAGCAGCATTTTCTTCAGACTGAACTGCAGTTGAGAGTGGCTGCAGCGAAACATCAAAGATCTTTTCATAGTAAGTTATGAGCAGCTCTACCACCCGAGCTTGATATGGATAGTCCACAAGTGAAGAGAGCGAAACCGCGGCATCTGTCTGTCGTGGCCTGATTAGAGTTGGGCCAAATATTATGCCAAGATTGCTAgctgacattttattttcatcAGATTGTTCAGTCACTCTGTATAAAAGAAAATGTGTCAGGTTATACAGGGTTTTTACTTCTTTGGAAAGAATACTACAGATATTCTATTTTTCAACAACTATGCTGAAAAGAACTACAAAGCCCACACATGGGCTGGGTGCTCTCTCTTACCTACAGCCAGGAAGGCAGTATTCAGCATAGAAGTACATTTCCAATTCAGCTTATGAAAAGTACATTAGAAGTGACTTGTGCTAGATACCATTAATCAGGATGTGGGAGACGACATCCAAcacatattattattatattttttataaGATTTGTTTtagctttgcagttcacctttaataTGTCAGTGTCATTCTGGTCACACCGCACTGTACGCTCCTATTgatgaataaatacattaaacttAACGGTGGACTTAAGTGTATATGTAACTTCTTAAAAATGTTTTCAAGGCCAAACTTTTCAGCAGTGGGTGCCTAAATAAGTTTGACCTGATTCTCAAGGGTACTGAGTACCCTTGGctcctatttatttcagtgatatttgtgggtgctcagcagctctgatAAATCAGTCGATAAGTCTGACTTTCTCTTGGTTATCATGAAGCTGTGGCCAGAGAGCTCTACGCACAACTGTCATCTAACAGCATGCACCAGTTTAACAACCAGCCCTACCATGTAACCTAACTTTATGATATCAGCCTTACCATAGGAGCCTTGACCTGATGCTGAGGATGGGAAAGCAAAGTTGGAAAACAGTTGTTAAAATGTACAAGGTAGTTCtgcaaagtttttttttgttttgttttgttttttaatatgcatttaaaaaaaataatagatcTTGATTCACCCACTGTATCCAATCCACGTTCCCATGTAGTGAAGTGGTAGCTTCAGGGAGTCAGTTGTGGCTCCATGATTCAGAGCCACCTGACCCCTGTGCTCATAGAGAATTGGTGTAGCGGAGCTCTGCTCCACCATGCCCCCTCCTCAGAATGCATTATatgctgggggtgggaagagacaaTGGAGTAACCTCCAACTGCTATATACAGGCAAAGagtttccctgcacagggagaatTCTCCCCTGACCATCTCCAGCTGCTCTAAGGCTTACAGGATGCAAAGTGGCTCCTAgtcatttaaaattatataaatttTGCAACTCTGCAGCATCACTTGATGTTAACCTgaccctcctttcctctcccccacactccccacaGTTCACCTCCATGCTCTAGTTGGATTCTGTGGTAGCTAGGACCTTGCAGAACAGTGTAGAATGACAGAACAGGAGGTGGTTGGTCATAGCTCCAGGGAACCAAAAAATGAAGATGCGTAGGTTTAGTGTTCCCGATATGTTGAATGCCCAAACAACAGTATTGTTAAGGAAACAGCTTTCAGCATATCAGGttaggaaaagaaaaaacccatTGTCGTCTGACAACAGGGATGGGACAACCAAATGCTGGTCTcaataaacaaaatataaatttatGTCTTGCCTGCTGGTCAAGACACCAACCTGCCTCTGAAGCGCCTGAATGTAATGACTGACTGGCCCATCCAAATGCAGACCTGCCTCTTTCCAGAGAAACACTAGCAATTCAGAAGAAATGGAAGATTTATCTTTTTTGCCGGCCACTTTGCCAAAATTTCTTCTCTGGCAACAGCAAACGGCTACATACATAAACCCTCTGTTTGAGGTGCAGCATGGGGTACAATTGCTATttctgagagaaaaaaaaatcaggaggctggttctcattttcaggcAATACATCCAGAAAGTCTACATTCAGGTCAGAGCAGTGGTTTATCCTTAAGGAACACAAACTAATTTTGAAAATGAATGGAGCTACATGCACAAATGAAACCCTGTAATATTTACGACAGACATCCAAAACTGTGGGCATATtaccttaaattttttttttcttagcctGCAGTATATAACACTGCTTATTTTTCAAAACAACATTTGCAGGTTACCTTTAAGGTCTGTCTCTCACCTATGAAGATGTCCTACAAGGTATTGAAGAGTGTTATAGTTTGGTATTGGCAGCTGTTTGAGGAGATCTTTCATTTTGATGATTATTCTGTTCAGTTCAATACAAACTGATTGTCTTTTCTTTGATCTGGGGCTAGTCTGTTTCATGTCCAGTTCCTCATTAACATTCTGACTCTCTTTCGCAAGTCCAATGAATTCGTTGTAAAGCCGAAACAAAATCAAAGGTTCTGGGAGCTAAGGGAATAAGAATATGTTAGAAATATATTCATGTCTACATTTTACCTTGTCTATTTCCTTCCTGTCTACTACCAACTGCTGTCTAGTCTAGAGCCTTTCCTTTCCTGGAAGGGATTTTTAATCACTGCTCTTAGAATTCACACCACAAATTAGCAAAGAGAGGCctggattaaaaaacaaacattcctCTCAAAATACCACGGCATTGTGCTAGTAAATAACAGCCGCAAATAATGAATGTTCATGGTAAAGAGGCACATATTACATCAACAGTGACTGTTACGGAGTAGCATATTATTGTAATATTGCACATGCgtgcagagacacacacacacacacacacacacgtgtgtataTAAACACTGACATAGCATGACCATGACAGAATCAAAGGCACTGAAGTAGTATATGTTATATTATCCCAAATATTGCTGCTAAATTTGGTCCATAATTGttacaaaaacaattttaacacagCTTTCTAACATTTctattgtttttgttctttttaaaattccaatgAAAATGTTCTCCAATTAAATATTCCCTTGCTGTGCATTGCAGTAGTTCATGAGAATCTGGAGAGTCTCAAAAGGACAGCAGCATaaaaaagattaagtgacttggacTATTTTCATTGCCCACGCTCAGATAACACAAAATAGCAAAATTAaacagatcttttaaaaattagttttaatCATCATCAGGGTTAATAATAGGATTTAACTCAGGGTCTCTAAACAATGTTATAGCACTTTCTTTGAACTCTCACTAACATGGGGGGGTACTGGAAGTCTCAAGTACCATCAGTACCTTTAAGAATGTActgctctaagggtacgtcttcacttacatccgggtccggatgtaagcaatcgattttctgagttcgatttatcgcgtctggttaagacgcgataaatcgatcccggatcgatcccggaagtgccccggatcgatcccggaagtgctcgtcttcgacgctggtactccagctcggcgagcggagtacgcagcatcgacgggggagccttcctgccgcgtctggaccgcggtaacgtcggactaaggtacttcgaattcagctacgttattaacgtagctgaatttgcgtaccttagtccgaagtgggggggttagtgtagaccagcccttacttcTGCCACCTATCCTCATTTAAAATTTGGACAGGCTtcctctcacaattttatcattgCATCTAAAAACTAACACTAATACCCCAGCCATCTCCTGAATAAACACTAACTGTGAGGTGGTTCATTGGTAGGATACACCATTTGTCAAGGACCAAGCTGAGAAGGCAAACTAGTTTTACCTGTGACCCCAAACACATTTGAAGCAGTCTCCAGATATGAAAGGCTGGAACATTAACCCATTATTTCAACTGGCCTCACAAAATATAGTACTTCTGGGGGATTACTGTACTTCTTGGGTGGCTAAAGTCACTCTGCCTCACAATACACCTCAGGCATGTAATAATCCCCCAGAAATCCATAGCCAGTCAGATTTTATAGCCTAATTGTACTGAAATTAACTTTAACGCCACAAAGAATGCACTTCAAGGTAAAAATGTTTTCCTAGAGCTTGAAAGTGTCTTAATTACAAGTTTCCagcacttttgtgtgtgtgttcagcacATAAGAATCATTTTTAACAGCCAGGCCTAACTAGAACTGCACTGAAAGGATTAGACACATGGGAAGTAATAAGACAGCAGGTAGTCATGTTACTTATTTTCAGATTTTCTTTTGAAGTGATTGTAATTAAAATTCAGTCTTCCTATAGTGTCACAAGAAATCCTAATTTTAGTCAAAATCTCTGTGCATTATCTGTTAAAGTAGCAGTAAAAGGCTaaggtggcattttcaaaagcacctacgaaACTCAatgagcacaaatcccattggaaGCCATTGGGACTTGTGTtcccaagtcacttaggcactttaaGCTTTAAGATGGAATTCTTCCCCAAAGAAAGTGGTCTAATCATGCTGTATTGACCATTTTATGGAACATGACACTCGTTTATAGGAGTTTAATCCAAATTTTTTGGTCAGACCTTTAATAAATGTGGCTGCCACTTAAAGGGCTGGATTGTGCTTTCACATGAACTTTCATGAATGTCAAAAAGATGCATCATGCcaccaaattaattttaaaactgaaCCTCACTAGAAATTGgctccaggggaaaaaaacaaaaaacaaaaaaaaccttccacAAATGGCATCGTACTTATGTATACTGCCTTGAGTGGAAAAGCACAATATAGTATCAATTCTAATGATAGTTTCATTATTGCCATTGCCTAGCACCATGAAATCcaatttgcaaactgaaaataCAGGATATTCtattcaacaattttcttcaacaaTTACAGGGCTACTGAAAAGTATTTTTCTCCACTCTCACGGAAGAAGTTTGCTATAACAATAGCTTTGCCGTCTGGACTCTAGAGTGCTCTACAGACCTGACGAAGGTATAATTTAAGGACGTTACTGATGTCATGTGCATAGAGCTCTGACAGTTCCACCAAGtcctttccattttcaaaagcttgACAAAGCTTTTCAACTCTTGATTTGGCTCCATTCACACGATAGATACCctgaaatgggggggaaaaagtcaatcaaaaaacaaaacaaagaaaaattgttctttttgctCTAACCGCAACTGTGAAACACAGATTTGAATGTGACAGTACAGTATTATCAGTTTAAACTATTTTCAGACTGGATTGTTAGTATTTAATCTTTATAATGTTGAGTTAAGCTGTACCTTTACATTCAGGGCTCTGCTTTCAATTTCAGAGGTACATTTTTTGATGATGAAAGGGATGCCATCAGGGACACTTTTAGCAGCTTGAGCAAATTCCACCCCAAACAAATGAAGTCTTCCATGCAGTTTTTTGTGCCCACACTGAATAGCTAAAGTCTCTAAACATTTCTTGTGGCAAGCGAGTGAGCACTACAAGAAATAAGGTACATAAGAAAAATAACGTCACATACCTCAACATAATTGGACAGCACTAACGTTTCATATTTCGAGTTTGTTTATATTATCCCATATGTTGTCTAGAGAGCAAATTTACAATTCTGTAGTGCCTTGCTCTTTGGCTACATGTTAATGCTAAAAGGTCACAACATTGTCTGAGAATTTGTAGATTATTGCTACCAACAGAATACGAGTGTTAAACTTCCCATTCATCTTCACATGAACGCCAATCAGCAGCTGTACAATATACCGCAGTGTTTCCAACCTCTTACCTCCTCGCATTCTGCTCCATGGAATACCACTAGGCTGTCACATTCTCTGCATTTAGATGGAGCCCTCAACTTTCGCAGCTTGTGTGTTTGAGCTGCCTTGGACAGAAGAGTGTTTCTAAAAGGTCCCGGTGAATTGGCAATTTCAGACGTTAAATCATTTACACCTTGAAACAAAATTTTGCTGTTACGATAATTTCCAAAATATCTGGTCAAACATACATGATGAGGATACAGAATAAGTTACATTACTCCATAACCAGTAATCACCTTTCAGGAAATAACTATGACACCAAACCTGTGAAAGCAATACTATATTAATTTCCATGTATTATGCAGGTTATATAATAGTTGAATAATCAGCCCTAATATAAACTTTAATCAAATCATATTAATAAATGGTCTCATATAGAGTCCAATTTTGTGCCCATGATCAACTATGGGTTTAAAATGATAGAAATCTAAATGCTAACTTATTACCCCCTATAATTCAGTCAGCTAGGTGTGCAAGTTCCATCATATGTGCCCAAATAATTGTACATACAAAAATGGAAGCTGCCTttacagaatttggcctataatAGTTAAAATACTCTAGACATCCTTTGACTAATGCTTCTTCACTGCCATAAATCTATTCAAATTATATATACAGACACAAAAGAGAATATCAAAATACACAGAGACCTCTAAATAATTCTATTCCACTCCTATGACCCCAGAGATAGTATTTTAGAGTTCTGGAAAAATTGTGCCATCACTGGTAATTCTTGTGCCTTGTTATTTAATGTAACTCTAAGTTTTTATTCAAATTAATGTTGACAAACCTCAAAAACGTAAAATCTTACTCATAATTTTGTGCTTTCCGTTAGGTTTTATGAAATATAAGAAAACAGTCTAGAAGCTAAAATggtatttggttttgtttctCCAAGGCTGTCATGTTGTCAAAAAAAATCCCCACGTCAACCTAACAGTATGTTTTTCACATTTAAGCTGGGGGCATCAAACATGATGCCAAGCCAACTGGACTTCAAGGATAAAACCTCAGTTAACATCCTAAACATTTGGATCTTGCAGATAATGCGCTCTCCTTGTCTGGGTGTTGTACCTGGCAATAGAGAAGACCCAAATACCTGGCATCCAGCAGTGTAGCTCTTGCTGTGAGCACTAATGCTGAAAACTCCTTGGCATCAGATGCTGAGATAACATGAGCCAAGGGTGATCAATGAAGCACCATCATTAGAAGTGTTCAAATGAAGATAGTACATTAATCTAAATATAGAAAGGACAATACTACACTATTTCATAGAAATTAACTAGATGACCGAGGTGGTCCTTTTTGACTGTGTATAAAACAATTTTGTGAGCATGTCATTTTTAGATGGATTCAGTTTGATTTTACACAAAGCAGCTAAAAACACAATCActcttaaaaacaacaaaagcctTCCACTAACTTACTAGAATGTAGGGCTCAAAAACATAATACATTACCACAGTCTGAAGGAGAAGGTGGTTCCCTTTCATCAAGATCATCTGCAGATGACATAGTGCCAGTAGACGGTGTTCGGGGAAGCCTTCTCTTAAAATCCGCTATGGAAGAGAAGACGTATTTTCAGACTCTTGAAAATACAACCTGCCCAACTGCGTATTCTCAATATGGGCTCAATCTAACTTCCACTAAAGTGAAtctgaattcttccattgacaaaGAGACTCTGGGTCAGGTTCAATGAGAGGATTTCAAATCCAAGTGTAACTGGGAATGAGCTGTACCTGGACTAGCAGATGGAGAGTCCATGGATCGTGATTCGCTGCTTCCTCCTGcactttcagagtcactgcacaTTCCTCCACTTTGGTTGCCAACTGACCACGATCTGAATGGTAGGGGTCCTCgcactgctttaaaaaacaaaacactaagaCTTAAACACAGCCGGCTATGAATGCTCTTAACTGAGAGCATCTTCAAGCAGGGTTGTAGAAAAAGAGGAATATTACTGCAAGCTAAGCCAAGCCAAGTTACATAAACAGTCTCCACTGAAAATAAAGTTGTTGCATGTATGAGAGAAAGCTTTACAGTACGTATAAAAAACAAGTTTTAGAAACTTGACATTTGTCATGTTTTAGTGACCAGCTGAAACCAAAAGGGTATTCTTTAAGTGTTAGATTAAAAGTTTCTTAAAATTGCTTGTTTTACTCtattattgaaacaaaaatttTAATACATAAATTTATTATGAGGATTTGCTGTGACTTGCATTTCACTCTTTTTGGCTATGAAACTAGATTGCTCAGCTAATCAGTTTTACAACTGGTTTATATGCACTAGCACACATGCGGTGTTTAGGATGCAAacaaagctttatttaaaatacagcttttgttgttgttaaacaaATGCTATATTGTGGGCCTAAGCTACTTAAAGCTCTTCTAAAAAAATGTTGGTATCTATTACCTATCATATGGTACATCCAATTACTGGCAATGGGACACATCATAGTCACACCTGCTTAAAATGACCTTTCTATTTAGAAATGAAAATCTAATGAAATATGAAAAACCTACCTTGGATATCTGTGCTGCTGGAAGACCTCTTCTCCCCAATTTTTTGGAAACGACGATAAGATGGGCTTCCAACATCTTCTAAAGACTGGGTGGGAAAGTCTCCTGAACACTGGGATAAGTTTCCATGTGATGTATGGGCACTGTTTGTTGGTTGTTTACTAAAAGCCCTTTGAAGAAAAAAAGCAACTCATTGGAAAGGGGCCTGAATACAGTATTCAATTAAAAACTCCCAAGGCATTAAAATGCTTAATATTTTTACTGTTCACATCAATGGCAATCTCAGAGTGTATCATGGCAAATATTTACGGCCAAATATTGCTTGTCGATTACATCAGGGGAGTCCCACctatgtaacagagcagaatttggctcttggtATTCAGGTACCAGTAGTACTCCTCATACAATCAATCTTTGAAATGTCTCCATGAGGTTGTTATAACCCCTATTTTGCAGATTGTGAAGTTACAGCAAAAGTTAACAGATTTGTCCAAGACTAGAGGAATTCAGTGGTAGATCTGAGATTAAACCTCAGCAGTTCCTGCCTTCCAGTCCTGTACTTCCCTCTAAGGCTTTGTCTCTAAAAGTGCCGGTGTGCACAGCTACCGGCGCTCGTTGGgggtgaaatatttttgttgccgGGAAAGTTGTCTCTTGCCaacaaacagtggctacactgcgtGCCTTTTAGCGACGCGGCTGTAGCAGTACAGCCgcgtcgctaaaagctgtgtagtgtagacaaggcctaaatatCATTTCTCCCATAATACATAGCTGTTTGCTACTTAAAATCAAtctaaatttaagatttttatcttTGTGCCACTGGCTTGACCATGATTATGCATCTATAGCATATAGACTTTAAAAAGGCTCAGAACAGTTAATTAGACTAATATATTTTTAGGAGTACATAAAAGACTTCACAGTGCTGCAGAAAGCTTCTAGTCTCTGGTAAGTCAGCTCTCAAGATGCAAGGAAAGAAAGCAGTTAACAATCTAATTAGTCTAAAATGCTGAGGCACCATAGGGACAAAATGGCTTATTGGCCAACTATAGCCTTAGGAAAGCCTGTGCTTAATCAGCTCTCCTCTACCCAGGAAAAGGGAACTGTTTTGAAGTCTTCTTTACAAGAGAGCAGTTACAACAGAGTGTCTTAGGTAAATACTATTCTAAAGAATAATTAAAAGTGACCATTTCAAGTGCATGGGGAATCACAATGCCATGTGAAAAAGAGTAGCATGGTGTGGAAAAAGAATCAGCTATGAAACACACAAACTCTAGGAGGTAAATATTTTGAGGGATATGCAATGGTTTTAGAATGCCATTCCTACTGATTTTTTGGTAGTTGCATAGCTAAAGCCCTTTAACTCTGAAAATTCAGGAGTATGGGTCTAAATTAATGAAAGGCAGGACATTTACAGACAAGTACTAAGAATCTcagccttaactttgaatttcctggctttggcTGGTGCAAGTCTGACTCAAGCACTAACTTTCTGTATTTAGTttccttttgaaatgaaatgacAACACTTTCATGTAGAATTGTGAAAACAGAAATCG
Above is a window of Emys orbicularis isolate rEmyOrb1 chromosome 8, rEmyOrb1.hap1, whole genome shotgun sequence DNA encoding:
- the ARHGAP29 gene encoding rho GTPase-activating protein 29, producing the protein MLRQNGGSNKRGLGLARLSTSNFFTISNSGNWGMGRSTKSNSLSSISSNSDCYDSPVVDPEYIMQLVNDVRKFADVLLYLKEAILSEENEGCLHHVVHERLGELLRVLKAVINKHQTLNSVDILSAAGTVIAKVKAVNFKEVNEENKRELFSEIFSSIDTLAFTFGNVVSDFLMGDVDNGSSLGLPVSRRSRSFENLSVESVGSLHEREDVQDTGHLRAEEVDSMLLRNDSGLESALSYAKAWSKYAKDVVAWIEKKLSLEVECAKNLAKMAETAKAIVGPQDYMPFQSIFINAFQNDIENSQLWQKTAAALQTNKFVQPLVGRKNELDKQRKDIKELWQREQKKMQELEATLRKAKLLYLQRQEEYEKAKSSTIRAEEEHLSTSSSLVKDVSKQLEKKRKLEEEALQKTEEACEHYKASMAEVEEKRNDLESFKSDTLTQLRELVFQCDLTLKAATVNLFQMQHAQVVSLPVNCQTLCENAKLYDPGQQYLEFVKSLPKEDIPIESGSFEIQSSEVDGAFSKQPTNSAHTSHGNLSQCSGDFPTQSLEDVGSPSYRRFQKIGEKRSSSSTDIQAVRGPLPFRSWSVGNQSGGMCSDSESAGGSSESRSMDSPSASPADFKRRLPRTPSTGTMSSADDLDEREPPSPSDCGVNDLTSEIANSPGPFRNTLLSKAAQTHKLRKLRAPSKCRECDSLVVFHGAECEECSLACHKKCLETLAIQCGHKKLHGRLHLFGVEFAQAAKSVPDGIPFIIKKCTSEIESRALNVKGIYRVNGAKSRVEKLCQAFENGKDLVELSELYAHDISNVLKLYLRQLPEPLILFRLYNEFIGLAKESQNVNEELDMKQTSPRSKKRQSVCIELNRIIIKMKDLLKQLPIPNYNTLQYLVGHLHRVTEQSDENKMSASNLGIIFGPTLIRPRQTDAAVSLSSLVDYPYQARVVELLITYYEKIFDVSLQPLSTAVQSEENAAPFKTASSTGESEPQQQRKSFIAVKEGILLIPSESKASETASSFEQLDDSKNTRERSDASVTERISLPLTGTKQEDFGKRNSPSEPPATTVLDINILTPKAPGNTVTPVSDKDNELSLSLAEDGCKVSNLLPIKPSRHITKVQLRSPRTKPVIRPVSLPVDRMLPPCVLNERNSGNVAILSPEKLGRSPTIEEVSETKALPAVNACCRLSCYDTQTLRKTWDKQYKQYDMTPRTAMIMTNVPQENRAHESGSASALSSSYSVGNNSVNAILPNKPYTVPVRSVRMTTEGNGPDSNPLAAFRPPRTLQPPPGTFYKPPSNNKAKQNEEGSVPNACAAASASSVLAQDNTVKLIRNSALVSGAPGQHANQQKMSSEDLHPVDLKPTYKRLRPKRMQELEHREAHFV